The following are encoded in a window of Camarhynchus parvulus chromosome 1A, STF_HiC, whole genome shotgun sequence genomic DNA:
- the SYPL1 gene encoding LOW QUALITY PROTEIN: synaptophysin-like protein 1 (The sequence of the model RefSeq protein was modified relative to this genomic sequence to represent the inferred CDS: deleted 1 base in 1 codon), protein MMVGLRMDISVLLEPLGFVKVLEWVLAIFVFATCGGFQGETALLVSCEGVVNKTVTAAFAYPFRLNTAVFSAPDPKGCGGTWTDSVCLMGDFSSSAHFFVALAALVFLYCVTALVVYIGYNHVYQQNNKFPLTDLAISVLIAFLWLVSTFVWAKALADIKVSTGASIVPGIESCKAPGTTCHFLSVTSMGILNVSVVFGLLNMILWAGNVWLVYKDTNLHSQWNRISESPTERV, encoded by the exons ATGATGGTGGGCTTGAGGATGGACATCAGCGTGCTCCTGGAGCCTCTGGGCTTTGTCAAGGTCCTTGAATGG GTTCTTGCCATCTTTGTTTTTGCCACGTGTGGAGGCTTTCAAGGTGAAACTGCTCTTCTAGTTTCCTGTGAAGGTGTGGTAAACAAAACAGTTACAGCTGCTTTTGCTTATCCATTCAG GTTGAATACTGCTGTATTTAGTGCACCAGACCCAAAAGGCTGTGGTGGCACTTGGACTGAT TCTGTCTGCCTCATGGGTGACTTCTCCTCTTCTGCACACTTCTTTGTTGCACTGGCAGCATTGGTGTTCCTCTACTGTGTTACTGCCCTTGTGGTATATATTGGATATAACCATGTGTATCAGCAAAATAACAAGTTTCCACTAACT GACTTGGCAATCAGTGTCTTGATAGCCTTTCTGTGGCTGGTCAGTACTTTTGTTTGGGCAAAGGCACTTGCTGACATCAAGGTGTCCACTGGAGCCAGCATTGTGCCAGGAATTGAATCTTGCAAAGCACCAGGAACAACttgccattttctttctgtgaccAGCATGGGAATTCTGAATGTGTCAGTG GTGTTTGGCTTGCTTAACATGATTTTATGGGCAGGAAATGTTTGGCTTGTATACAAGGACACCAACTTGCACAGCCAATGGAACAGAATTTCTGAAAGTCCAACTGAAAGGGTATAA